The following proteins are co-located in the Leishmania major strain Friedlin complete genome, chromosome 30 genome:
- a CDS encoding class i nuclease-like protein, which produces MGRGERCLLPLALHSAYVLFRALCRFMRICVAIVFIPTYIYIYVCIYIYISCFYFHICFSAYDFVCLRCGGLFRHLFALAATADRLLETYTFPEALRTLVDVVAIHEESHMFAVNTSYPGVTPGATLSDAYLARCKRVAEARLTLGGYRLGYLLNELLPSIPVDEATLEAYRAARWKRSA; this is translated from the coding sequence aTGGGACGCGGTGAAAGATGCCTACTTCCGTTGGCACTGCACTCGGCGTATGTGCTGTTTCGGGCTCTGTGCCGTTTTATGCGCATTTGTGTCGCCATCGTATTTATAcccacatatatatatatatatgtatgtatatatatatatatatcatgCTTTTATTTTCATATTTGCTTCTCTGCTTACGACTTTGTCTGTCTTCGCTGTGGTGGTCTGTTTCGGCACCTCTTCGCCCTCGCTGCGACAGCGGACCGGCTGCTGGAAACGTACACCTTCCCAGAAGCGTTGCGGACACTCGTGGACGTGGTGGCGATTCACGAGGAGAGCCACATGTTTGCGGTAAACACCAGCTACCCCGGCGTAACACCAGGTGCGACTCTCAGCGATGCTTATCTTGCTCGATGCAAGCGTGTCGCTGAGGCTCGACTGACGCTTGGTGGCTACCGCCTCGGCTACCTTCTGaatgagctgctgccgagtATCCCTGTGGACGAGGCCACACTGGAGGCGTACCGCGCTGCACGTTGGAAGCGGAGTGCGTAA
- a CDS encoding class i nuclease-like protein → MGRGERCLLPLALHSAYVLFRALCRFMRICVAIVFIPTYIYIYMYVYIYISCFYFHICFSAYDFVCLRCGGLFRHLFALAATADRLLETYTFPEALRTLVDVVAIHEESHMFAVNTSYPGVTPGATLSDAYLARCKRVAEARLTLGGYRLGYLLNELLPSIPVDEATLEAYRAARWKRSA, encoded by the coding sequence aTGGGACGCGGTGAAAGATGCCTACTTCCGTTGGCACTGCACTCGGCGTATGTGCTGTTTCGGGCTCTGTGCCGTTTTATGCGCATTTGTGTCGCCATCGTATTTATAcccacatatatatatatatatatgtatgtatatatatatatatcatgCTTTTATTTTCATATTTGCTTCTCTGCTTACGACTTTGTCTGTCTTCGCTGTGGTGGTCTGTTTCGGCACCTCTTCGCCCTCGCTGCGACAGCGGACCGGCTGCTGGAAACGTACACCTTCCCAGAAGCGTTGCGGACACTCGTGGACGTGGTGGCGATTCACGAGGAGAGCCACATGTTTGCGGTAAACACCAGCTACCCCGGCGTAACACCAGGTGCGACTCTCAGCGATGCTTATCTTGCTCGATGCAAGCGTGTCGCTGAGGCTCGACTGACGCTTGGTGGCTACCGCCTCGGCTACCTTCTGaatgagctgctgccgagtATCCCTGTGGACGAGGCCACACTGGAGGCGTACCGCGCTGCACGTTGGAAGCGGAGTGCGTAA
- a CDS encoding class i nuclease-like protein, with protein sequence MPTSVGTALGVCAVSGSVPFYAHLCRHRIYTHIYIYICMYIYIYISCFYFHICFSAYDFVCLRCGGLFRHLFALAATADRLLETYTFPEALRTLVDVVAIHEESHMFAVNTSYPGVTPGATLSDAYLARCKRVAEARLTLGGYRLGYLLNELLPSIPVDEATLEAYRAARWKRSA encoded by the coding sequence ATGCCTACTTCCGTTGGCACTGCACTCGGCGTATGTGCTGTTTCGGGCTCTGTGCCGTTTTATGCGCATTTGTGTCGCCATCGTATTTATAcccacatatatatatatatatgtatgtatatatatatatatatatcatgCTTTTATTTTCATATTTGCTTCTCTGCTTACGACTTTGTCTGTCTTCGCTGTGGTGGTCTGTTTCGGCACCTCTTCGCCCTCGCTGCGACAGCGGACCGGCTGCTGGAAACGTACACCTTCCCAGAAGCGTTGCGGACACTCGTGGACGTGGTGGCGATTCACGAGGAGAGCCACATGTTTGCGGTAAACACCAGCTACCCCGGCGTAACACCAGGTGCGACTCTCAGCGATGCTTATCTTGCTCGATGCAAGCGTGTCGCTGAGGCTCGACTGACGCTTGGTGGCTACCGCCTCGGCTACCTTCTGaatgagctgctgccgagtATCCCTGTGGACGAGGCCACACTGGAGGCGTACCGCGCTGCACGTTGGAAGCGGAGTGCGTAA
- a CDS encoding class i nuclease-like protein: protein MCCFGLCAVLCAFVSPSYLYPHIYIYMYVYIYISCFYFHICFSAYDFVCLRCGGLFRHLFALAATADRLLETYTFPEALRTLVDVVAIHEESHMFAVNTSYPGVTPGATLSDAYLARCKRVAEARLTLGGYRLGYLLNELLPSIPVDEATLEAYRAARWKRSA from the coding sequence ATGTGCTGTTTCGGGCTCTGTGCCGTTTTATGCGCATTTGTGTCGCCATCGTATTTATAcccacatatatatatatatatgtatgtatatatatatatatcatgCTTTTATTTTCATATTTGCTTCTCTGCTTACGACTTTGTCTGTCTTCGCTGTGGTGGTCTGTTTCGGCACCTCTTCGCCCTCGCTGCGACAGCGGACCGGCTGCTGGAAACGTACACCTTCCCAGAAGCGTTGCGGACACTCGTGGACGTGGTGGCGATTCACGAGGAGAGCCACATGTTTGCGGTAAACACCAGCTACCCCGGCGTAACACCAGGTGCGACTCTCAGCGATGCTTATCTTGCTCGATGCAAGCGTGTCGCTGAGGCTCGACTGACGCTTGGTGGCTACCGCCTCGGCTACCTTCTGaatgagctgctgccgagtATCCCTGTGGACGAGGCCACACTGGAGGCGTACCGCGCTGCACGTTGGAAGCGGAGTGCGTAA
- a CDS encoding p1/s1 nuclease, with translation MPAFVGLRLPLTVLCLLVLSSALCVTEVLGWGCVGHMLLAEIAHRQLNDENKEKLDAMAHAFAQSGPFESSPDMVQAACWADDVKRWGQYAMATWHFFATPYNPEDINITDPVATVNAVTVSRNMVTSLRRTNAPLYLLNFAWVNLVHILGDLHQPLHTISRYSSKYPHGDKGGNEVEVQVGKRKVNLHAVWDNICSGTPPRYKRPLSYTDLFALAATADRLLETYTFPEALRTLVDVVAIHEESHMFAVNTSYPGVTPGATLSDAYLARCKRVAEARLTLGGYRLGYLLNELLPSIPVDEATLEAYRAARWKRSA, from the coding sequence ATGCCCGCGTTTGTCGGCCTCCGTCTGCCTCTCACAGTGCTGTGCCTCCTGGTACTCAGCTCTGCGCTGTGCGTGACTGAGGTTCTCGGATGGGGCTGCGTGGGCCACATGCTCCTCGCCGAGATCGCGCACCGTCAGCTGAACGATGAAAACAAGGAAAAGCTTGACGCGATGGCGCACGCATTTGCGCAGAGCGGCCCGTTCGAGTCGTCCCCGGACATGGTGCAGGCCGCATGCTGGGCGGATGACGTGAAGCGTTGGGGTCAGTATGCCATGGCCACGTGGCACTTTTTCGCTACGCCGTACAACCCCGAAGACATCAATATCACCGATCCGGTCGCTACAGTCAATGCCGTCACGGTGTCCCGCAATATGGTAACATCGCTTCGACGTACGAATGCGCCGCTGTACCTGCTAAACTTCGCTTGGGTGAACCTGGTGCACATCCTTGGCGATCTGCACCAGCCCCTGCACACCATCTCCAGGTACTCCTCTAAGTACCCGCACGGAGACAAAGGAGGCAATGAGGTTGAGGTTCAGGTAGGCAAAAGAAAGGTGAACCTGCATGCCGTCTGGGATAATATTTGCAGTGGCACGCCTCCACGCTACAAGCGGCCCCTCTCTTACACCGACCTCTTCGCCCTCGCTGCGACAGCGGACCGGCTGCTGGAAACGTACACCTTCCCAGAAGCGTTGCGGACACTCGTGGACGTGGTGGCGATTCACGAGGAGAGCCACATGTTTGCGGTAAACACCAGCTACCCCGGCGTAACACCAGGTGCGACTCTCAGCGATGCTTATCTTGCTCGATGCAAGCGTGTCGCTGAGGCTCGACTGACGCTTGGTGGCTACCGCCTCGGCTACCTTCTGaatgagctgctgccgagtATCCCTGTGGACGAGGCCACACTGGAGGCGTACCGCGCTGCACGTTGGAAGCGGAGTGCGTAA
- a CDS encoding p1/s1 nuclease: MPAFVGLRLPLTVLCLLVLSSALCVTEVLGWGCVGHMLLAEIAHRQLNDENKEKLDAMAHAFAQSGPFESSPDMVQAACWADDVKRWGQYAMATWHFFDKPYNPEDINITDPVATVNAVTVSRNMVTSLRRTNAPLYLLNFAWVNLVHILGDLHQPLHTTSRYSSEYPHGDKGGNEVEVQVGKRKVNLHAVWDNICSGTPPRYKRPLSYTDLFALAATADRLLETYTFPEALRTLVDVVAIHEESHMFAVNTSYPGVTPGATLSDAYLARCKRVAEARLTLGGYRLGYLLNELLPSIPVDEATLEAYRAARWKRSA, from the coding sequence ATGCCCGCGTTTGTCGGCCTCCGTCTGCCTCTCACAGTGCTGTGCCTCCTGGTACTCAGCTCTGCGCTGTGCGTGACTGAGGTTCTCGGATGGGGCTGCGTGGGCCACATGCTCCTCGCCGAGATCGCGCACCGTCAGCTGAACGATGAAAACAAGGAAAAGCTTGACGCGATGGCGCACGCATTTGCGCAGAGCGGCCCGTTCGAGTCGTCCCCGGACATGGTGCAGGCCGCATGCTGGGCGGATGACGTGAAGCGTTGGGGTCAGTATGCCATGGCCACGTGGCACTTTTTCGATAAGCCGTACAACCCCGAAGACATCAATATCACCGATCCGGTCGCTACAGTCAATGCCGTCACGGTGTCCCGCAATATGGTAACATCGCTTCGACGTACGAATGCGCCGCTGTACCTGCTAAACTTCGCTTGGGTGAACCTGGTGCACATCCTTGGCGATCTGCACCAGCCCCTGCACACCACCTCCAGGTACTCCTCTGAGTACCCGCACGGAGACAAAGGAGGCAATGAGGTTGAGGTTCAGGTAGGCAAAAGAAAGGTGAACCTGCATGCCGTCTGGGATAATATTTGCAGTGGCACGCCTCCACGCTACAAGCGGCCCCTCTCTTACACCGACCTCTTCGCCCTCGCTGCGACAGCGGACCGGCTGCTGGAAACGTACACCTTCCCAGAAGCGTTGCGGACACTCGTGGACGTGGTGGCGATTCACGAGGAGAGCCACATGTTTGCGGTAAACACCAGCTACCCCGGCGTAACACCAGGTGCGACTCTCAGCGATGCTTATCTTGCTCGATGCAAGCGTGTCGCTGAGGCTCGACTGACGCTTGGTGGCTACCGCCTCGGCTACCTTCTGaatgagctgctgccgagtATCCCTGTGGACGAGGCCACACTGGAGGCGTACCGCGCTGCACGTTGGAAGCGGAGTGCGTAA